The following is a genomic window from Rutidosis leptorrhynchoides isolate AG116_Rl617_1_P2 chromosome 8, CSIRO_AGI_Rlap_v1, whole genome shotgun sequence.
GCGTCTTTCATGAATGGGAATTCTGATTCATTTTTCTGAGTCATCAACCGTATAGGTGTGCCAAAACCAATTGGTAGGGCAACTATCTTGCTTTTCAGTTGTTGAATTAACTTTTTGTTTTGAAGCAAGGAAGTGGTGTTGATTCGAAGTATTCCTTGTTTTAAGGGTGTAGAACCTATGTTGTTGAGCATTAGTATTTCTCCTAGGTGTTAGTCCACCATTTCCTGTATGGAGTCTTGTAATCTTAGATTTTCTTCATTTGGATGTTTCATGATTTTATCGATATTGAATGTGATTTCATCCAAATTAACCCTTAGCTTCAAAGATCCATCATTTACATCTATGATAGCTCTTGCAGTATTTAGGAAATATCTTCCTAAGATAAGAGGTATGTCTTTGTCTTCATCAATTTCCATGATAACAAAGTCAACTGGAAAGCTGAACTTGTCAACTTGGACCATTATATCCTCAGATATTCCTTTTGAAAGTTTGAAAGATTGGTCAGCTACCTGAATGGTCATTAGGGTAGGTCTCAGTTTTCCTAACCCTAATTTCTCAAATAAAGATAAAGGCATAAGATTGACACTTGCTCCATGGACTTGCACTTCTTAAAGGAAGCAAGGTATAATAAAACGTCCAGTATCTCCTAACTTAAGTGGAATGCCTTTGTTAGGATTAAGAAACATTCTTCTCCTAGAGGGAGAGTAATCAATTGCCTAGATCTATCTTTATTTGCAGTGATTTCTTTTAGAAATTTACCAAACTTTGGCATTTCTAAAATGGCATCTAGAAATTTGACATATAAGTTTAACCCTTTAAACATATCAAGATATCGTGCAAAATCTACCTCATGTTTTTCATTTTTTAGCCTTCCACGGAAAGCGATTCGGGGATTTGAATCCTTTTTGAAGGTCTCAGGTTTAGTAAGATCAGGAGGATCTTGAACTGATTGTGGAATAACAGATTCAGAAATGATTGATGTATCTTTTTCTATAAGTAGATCAATCCTTGTTTCTCCCCCCCCCTAATTACTACcaacatgtaacgacccaacccgttatccatccaaaaacgtgctaaaaaaaaaattattctgggacagttcatctggatggcgtccagctatctggacagcgtccagtcatctgggacggcgtccaaatacactaaaaagttctgatcagttttacaattaCACGCTAGTGGAAAACccgtttcccgacacttttaaaccaaaacactttcacaatatgttaatattaattaaaCTAAGAGTTTCCCATAATAAAACCGAGTCTTACAACACCGGGCCCCCATCGACCAATATTactacaaagtgaccatttcgacccattttagtttatacaaaacatagaccgagcatgggattggggatactgaaatgtcccgttcatattgattataaacgttccatattaattgatttcgttgcgaggttttgacctctatatgagacgtttttcaaagactgcattcatttttaaaacaaccataacctttattttatcaataaaggttttaaaaacattacgtagatcatcaaataatgataatctaaaatatactgtttacacacgaccattacataatggtttacaatataaatatattacatcgacatatgtttcttgaatgcagtttttacacaatatcatacaaacatggactccaaatcttgtccttattttagtatgcaacagcggaagctcttagtattcacctgagaataaacatgctttaaacgtcaacaaaaatgttggtgagttataggtttaacctatatatatcaaatcgtaacaatagaccacaagatttcatatttcaatacacatcccatacatagagataaaaatcattcatatggagaacacctggtaaccgacattaacaagatgcatatataagaatatccccatcattccgggacaccattcggatatgatataaattttgaagtactaaagcatccggtactttggatggggtttgttaggcccaatagatctatctttaggattcgcgtcaattagggtgtctgttccctaattcttagattaccagacttaataaaaaggggcatattcggtttcgataattcaaccatagaatgttgtttcacgtacttgtgtctattttgtaaatcatttataaaacctgcatgtattctcatcccaaaaatattagattttaaaagtgggactataactcactttcacagatttttacttcgtcgggaagtaagacttggccattggtcgattcacgaacctataacaaatatgtacatatatatcaaagtatgttcaaaatatatttacaacatttttaatacgttttaatgttttaagtttattaagtcagctgtcctcgttagtaacctacaactagttgtccacaattagatgtacagaaataaatcgatatatattatcttgaatcaatccacgacccagtgtatacacatctcaggctagatcacaactcaaactatatatatttttggaatccacctcaaccctgtatagctaactccgacattactgcatatagagtgtctatggttgatccaaataatatatatagatgggtcgatatgatatgtcaaaaaatttgcatacgtgtatatggtatcccaagattacataatatattataatacatgtataatacaatataagttagctaggatatgattaatatagatttgttaccaattttcacgtagctacaacaagcaaaaataaccaatcttgttttacccataacttcttcgttttaaatccgttttgagtgaatccaattgctatggtttcatattgaacttaagtttatgaatctatacagaaaaagtataagtttctagtcagaattacaggttacaagtcatttttgtaaaggtagtcatttcagtcgaaagaacgacgtctagatgaccattttggaaaacatacttccactttgagtttaaccatgatttttggatatagtttcatgttcataagaaaaataattttcccataagaacaacttttaaatcaaagtttatcatagtttttaattaactaacccaaaacagcccccggtttcactacgacggcatatatccgattttatggtgtccatcgtgtttccaggttttaaatcattaagttagcatatcatatagatatagaacatgtgtttagttgattttaaaagtcaagttagaaggattaacttttgtttgcgaacaaatttagaattaactaaactatgttctagtgattacaagtttaaaccttcgaataagatagctttatatgtatgaatcgaatgatgttatgaacatcattactacctcaagttttctggataaaactaccggaaatgagaaaaatggatctagcttcaaaggatccttggatggcttgaaagttcttgaagcagaatcatgacacgaaaacagttcaagtaagattttcactcgaaataagattgttatagttgtagaaattgaatcaaagtttgaatatgaatattacctttaattagaaagataacctactgtaaataacaaagattcctttatcttagatgattacttggaatggattagaaagcttggaattagacttgcaaacttggaagtattcttgattttttatgaaactatacttatggaatttatgaagaacacttagaacttgaatatggaacttgagagagatcaattagatgaagaaaattgaagaatgaaagtgtttgtaggtgtttttggtcgttggtatatggattagatttaaaggatatgtaattttgttttcttgtaaataagtcacgaatgattactaatatttttgtaattttatgagatatttcatgctagttgccaaatgatggttcccacatgtgttaggtgactcacatgggctgctaagagctaatcattggagtgtatataccaatagtacatacatctaaaagctgtgtattgtacgagtatgaatacgggtgcatacgagtagaattgttgatgaaactgaacaaggatgtaattgtgagcatttttgttaagtagaagtactttgatatgtgtcttgaagtctttcaaaagtgtaagaatacatatcaaaacacaacatgtatatacattctaatggagtcgttaagtcttcgttagtcgttacatataagtgttgttttgaaacctttaagttaacgatctcaattaatgttgttaaaccaatgtttattatatcaaatgagatgttaaattattatattatcatgatattatgatgtatgaatatctcttaatatgatatatacattaaaatatcgttacaatgataatcgttacatataagtctcgtttcgtaattcttaagttagtagtcttgtttttacatatgtagttcattgttaacacacttaatgatatatttaaatatcattttatcatgttaaatatagtgtatcaatatcttaatatgatacatatatatttagtagacgttatcataacgataatcgttatatatatcatttcgagcttcttaacttagtaatctcatttcttatgtatatcacacattgttaatatacttagtgagatacttactcatcataatctcatgtcaaccatatatatatgtctatatataccacaacatgtagtttttacaattttgtaacgttcttgaatcgccggtaaacttgggtgatcaattgtctatatgaaacttatttcatttaatcaagtattaacaagtttgattgcttaacatgttggaaacatttagtcatgtaaatatcaatctcaattaatatatataaacatggaaaagttcgggtcactacagtacctacccgttaaataaatttcgtcccgaaattttaagctgttgaaggtgttgacgaatcttctggaaatagatgcgggtatttcttctttatctgatcttcacgctcccaggtgaacccgggtcctctacaagcattccatcgaaccttaacaatcggtatcttgttttgcttaagtctcttaacctcacgatccattatttcgacgggttcttcaatgaattaaagtttttcattgatttggatttcgtccaatggaatagtgagatcttctttagcaaaacatttcttcaaattcgagacgtggaaagtgttatgtacagccgcgagttgttgaggtaactcaagtcggtaagctactggtccgacacgatcaataatcttgaatggtccaatataccttggatttaatttccctcgtttaccaaatcgaaaaacgcctttccaaggtgcaaccttaagcatgaccatctctccaatttcaaattctatatcttttcttttaatgtcggcgtagctcttttgtcgactttgggcggttttcaaccgttgttgaatttggatgatcttctcggtagtttcttgtattatctccggacccgtaatctgtctatcccccacttcactccaacaaatcggagacctgtactttctaccataaagtgcttcaaacggcgccatctcaatgcttgaatggtagctgttgttgtaggaaaattctgctaacggtagatgtcgatcccaactagttctgaaatcaataacacatgctcgtagcatgtcttcaagcgtttgtattgtcctttcgctctgcccatcagtttgcagatgataggcagtactcatgtctagacgagttcctaatgcttgctgtaatgtctgccagaatcttgaaataaatctgccatccctatcagagataataaagatttgtattccatgtctggagacgacttccttcaaatacaatcgtgctaacttctccatcttgtcatcttctcttattgacaggaagtgtgctgatttggtgagacgatcaactattacccaaatagtatcaaaaccacttgcagtccttggcaatttagtgatgaaatccatggtaatgttttcccatttccattccgggatttcgggttgttgaagtagacctgatggtttctgatgctcagctttgaccttaaaacacgtcaaacattctcctacgtatttagcaacatcggctttcatacatggccaccaaaaatgtttcttgagatccttgtacatcttccccgttccaggatgtattgagtatctggttttatgagctttcctaagtaccatttctctcatatctccaaattttggtacccaaattctttcagccctataccgggttccgtcttcccgaatattaagatgtttctccgatcctttgggtatttcatcctttaagtttccctcttttaaaactccttgttgtgcctcctttatttgagtagtaaggttagtgtgaatcattatattcatagattttacacaaatgggttctctatcctttctgctcaaagcgtcagctaccacattcgccttccccgggtggtatcgaatctcaaaatcataatcattcaacagttcaatccacctgcgttgtctcatattcagttgcttctgattaaatatatgttggagacttttgtggtcagtatatataatacttttgactccatataaataatgcctccaagtctttaatgcaaaaacaacagcacccgattccaaatcgtgagttgtataattttgctcgtgaatcttcaattgtctagacgcataagcaatcaccttcgttcgttgcattaatacacaacctagaccttactttgatgcgtcacaataaatcacaaaatcatcattcccttcaggcaatgacaatataggtgccgtagttagctttttcttcaataactgaaatgccttctcttgttcatccttccattcaaatttcttccctttatgcgttaatgcagtcaagggttttgctattttggataaatcttggatgaatcttctgtagtaaccagccaatcctaaaaattgacgtatatgcttcggagtttttggggtttcccacttttcaactatttcgatctttgctgggtccacctggataccttctttgttcactatgtgactgagaaattgaacttcttctaaccaaaatgcacactttgaaaacttagcgtacagtttttctttcgtcaatacttctagcacttttctcaaatgttcttcatgctcttgatcattcttcgagtaaataagtatgtcatcgatgaaaacaatgacaaacttgtcaagatatggcccacacactcggttcatgaggtccatgaacacagctggtgcgttagttaatccaaacggcataaccataaactcgtaatgaccgtaacgtgtcctaaaagcagtctttggaatataatcctccttcacccgcatttgatgatatccagaacgtaaatcgatcttcgaataaacagacgagccttgtagttgatcaaataagtcgtcaattctcggcagtggataacggtttttgatggttagtttattcaactctctgtagtcaatacacaacctaaatgtaccatccttcttcttaacaaagaaaacaggagctccccatggtgatgtgcttggtcgaatgaaaccacgctctaaaagttcatgtaactgactttgtaattctttcattttgctgggtgcgggtttgtatggagcacgagctattggtgcagctcctggtacaaggtctatttgaaattcaacggatcgatgtgggggtaatcctggtaattctttcagaaatacattgggaaattcttttgcaacgggaacatcactgatgttcttttcttcaggtttaacttcctcgatgtgtgctataatgacgtaacaaccttttcttattagtttttgcaccttcaaactactaataagatttaatttcgcgttgttcttttctccgtacaccattaaaggttttcctttttcacgcataatgcgaatcgcatttttgtaacaaacgacctctgctctcacctttttcaaccagtccatgccaattattacatcaaaactccctaacttgactggtattaaatcaattttaaacgtttcatcccctagtttaatttctctctcccaacatatattatctgctgaaattaatttaccgtttgctaattcgagtaaaaatttactatccaaaggcgtcaatgggcaacttaatttagcacaaaattctctactcatatagcttctatctgcacccgaatcaaataaaacataagcagatttatcgtcaataagaaacgtacccgtaacaagctccgggtcttcctgtgcttctgccgcattaatattgaaaactcttccacggccctgcccattcgtgttctcctggttcgggcaatttctaataatgcggcccgattttccacatttataacaaactacattagcataacttgctccgacactacttgctccaccattactcgttccgacaccatttgttccttttgttctgttaacccctggtccatagacctcacacttcaccgcgctatgaccatttcttttacacttgttgcaaaatttggtgcagaaccccgagtgatacttttcacacctttggcatagctgcttctgattgttgttgttattgttgctgttgttattgttgttgggatgattgttgttgttgttgttgttgttgttattgtgctatttgttgtagttgcgattgatgttgcgattgttgggatagttgttgttgttttggtgactcttatcaccgttttcctcccactttcttttgactagcttcacgttggcctcttcggccgcctgttctttaattcttccctcaatctggttcactagtttgtgagccattctacatgccttttgtatggaggcatgctcgtgtgaacttatatcttcttggattctctccggtaaccctttcacaaatgcgtcgatcttctcttcctcatcttcgaacgctctcagacataataggcataattctgtgaatcgtctttcgtacgaagtaatatcaaatccctgtgttcgtaaccctctaagttctgacttgagcttattgaccttgattctgggacggtacttctcgttcatctagTGCTTGAATGCtcaccacggtagcgcgtaagcagcatcttgtcgcacttgctctagataggtattccaccatgttaatgcaatacctgtgaaggtatgcgtagcgtacttcactttgtttccttcagcacacttacttatggcaaacaccgattcaactttctcggtccactgtttcaatccgattggtccttcggtcccttcaaattctgaaggtttgcaggcagtgaattccttgtaggagcatcctacacgatttcttgcgccgttagctgtattgctagattcagagttattgttggtatgtagcgcggcctgtactgcggctatgtttgaagcaagaaaggcacgaaattcctcttcgctcatattcaaggtgtgtcgagtagtcggtgccatttccttcaaaatagtcaaatgaaacaagttaatcatacagaatattaagagtagtcaatagtatctcgtagcataatatgaactcatttataaaagctttttcttcatattagcgttttataagtttaaattcgggtactacctacccgttaagttcatacttagtagctaatatacaattcaactactacaattccatatgaaaaactgattataataatatatcacatacaaatattcttcaaacttacaacttcactatattacatataacatgaaatataatacactatgatacaggacagttttgaagataaatctagttaatacgcaagttgttctgcaaaggaaataaagacacgtaattcataagtccagaaacaagtcatgcattctggttttactaagacgacttcccatccttggtcttgtggaaaataaccgttatgaccattggctaggcagcatgttgtaatgtcgtcaaaaggacgagggtttcgtaatgtccaacagccccgtaatgatctaaaaaccttgtttctcaccccaactactgaatccgtcacttgtgggaaggtcttatttaaaagttgcaatccgatgttctttttctcactttggtaagaagcgaacatcactaacccgtaagcataacatgcttctttatgttgcatgttagaagctctttttaattcacgaaatcctatgttgggatatgttgagtcaaaataggttcttaacccgtagcgtaaaattgcatttgggttccccgtatttaatgctttaaagaaaacacggcataacttaaagtctccccaatgtgatataccccacctatcaaaggaaagccttttataaactaagacatttttggaaagtctttcaaatgtttgacaagttaatttcgccataactaaatgtgctgatgaattctgaccgactctagacaagatttcctcaatcatatcctctggtaggtcttctaaaatattcggttgtctacccttaacgtccattttgttttcatactgtaaaatagacaaggattagattcgtaataacaaacaataaaagcaatttttacatagaacataaaagtacaagcacactacaatacatttattacacaacatgctcacacccctctaatctgaatcactggtttcttcttcttcggacttggttctttttcctaatcttctagggatatatgatgttcctctaatacgagtcgtcgttttccacattggtttagaaaaaccaggtggtttagaggttcctgggttattgtcacgatattgaaaatacgggtgttgacggtacatataaagttcatcggggtcggaatcagatttctctattttgatgccttttcccttattattttcttttgcctcattaaattaggtcggggtaatttctataacatcgtcggaatcctcatcaggatccgattcatcggaatgttggtaattttcccaatattttgcttccttagcggaaacaccattgaccattattaactttggtccattggttgaggattttttttatttgaccggttttctgtggttcctactattcccccctccgaaacctcttcttcttcttctggttcctcttcttctggttcctcttctttcggttcctcttcttctggttccgtttcctcttcttccggttcttcgggaacttatgaatcttgccaatatatattcgactcttcattattattaggtgagtcaatgggatttgtgctagaggtagacatctatcacacaatatcaaacatgttaagagattaatatatcacataatatttacatgttaataatatatagtttccaataaaaatgttaagtaatcattttcaaagaaaacacggtcgaagtccagactcactaatgcatcctaacaaactcgataagacacactaatgcaaattttctggttctctaagaccaacgctcggataccaactgaaatacagttgggaataaccaccgtcccacccaatatcttcccagctaaccgcctggtgaccactgagtgtacctcagatactgattttagggcctgcctctcggctactgccaaccctcgtaagggatcgcaaggagtaagagccaatgcttcgtcacaggtaacactgtgagaacctcctttacgactaaccccccacacatggacgacgttataccagctctgataccaactgaaatgtcctgttcatattgattataaacgttccatattaattgatttcgttgcgaggttttgacctctatatgagacgtttttcaaagactgcattcatttttaaaacaaccataacctttatttta
Proteins encoded in this region:
- the LOC139864110 gene encoding uncharacterized protein, with product MPLSLFEKLGLGKLRPTLMTIQVADQSFKLSKGISEDIMVQVDKFSFPVDFVIMEIDEDKDIPLILGRYFLNTARAIIDVNDGSLKLRVNLDEITFNIDKIMKHPNEENLRLQDSIQEMVD